A genomic region of Tsukamurella pulmonis contains the following coding sequences:
- a CDS encoding ABC transporter ATP-binding protein: MADIVLDHVKKTYPDGSTAVSDINLEIADGEFVILVGPSGCGKSTTLNMIAGLEDISSGELRIGGERVNERAPKDRDIAMVFQSYALYPHMTVRENIAFPLKLAKLPKDQINAAVEDAARTLDLTQHLDRRPSQLSGGQRQRVAMGRAIVRSPKAFLMDEPLSNLDAKLRVQMRTEVSRLQKRLGTTMVYVTHDQTEAMTLGDRVVVLKSGDVQQIGAPQELYDRPANLFVAGFIGSPAMNFVPGRLTSVGIDTALGEILLLDAPQLAEKAAAAGNKTGDVVVGIRPEHFEDARLLDPNQRVGGLTFRARVDVLESMGSDKFVHFAVAPDDARTDVLGDLKAGGQLPPPAGVDEIVARLSADSTAARGAEVDLYYDPTKIAVFDASTGLNLAL; the protein is encoded by the coding sequence ATGGCCGACATCGTCCTGGACCACGTCAAGAAGACCTACCCCGACGGCTCCACCGCCGTCAGCGACATCAACCTGGAGATCGCCGACGGCGAGTTCGTGATCCTGGTGGGCCCGTCGGGCTGCGGCAAGTCCACCACGCTGAACATGATCGCCGGCCTGGAGGACATCTCCTCCGGCGAGTTGCGGATCGGTGGCGAGCGGGTCAACGAGCGGGCGCCCAAGGACCGCGACATCGCGATGGTCTTCCAGTCCTACGCGCTGTACCCCCACATGACGGTGCGCGAGAACATCGCCTTCCCGCTCAAGCTCGCGAAGCTGCCCAAGGACCAGATCAACGCCGCCGTCGAAGACGCCGCGCGCACACTGGACCTCACGCAGCACCTCGACCGCCGGCCGTCGCAGCTCTCGGGCGGCCAGCGCCAGCGCGTCGCGATGGGCCGCGCGATCGTCCGCAGTCCCAAGGCCTTCCTCATGGACGAGCCGCTGTCGAACCTCGATGCCAAGCTGCGCGTGCAGATGCGCACCGAGGTCTCCCGGCTGCAGAAGCGCCTCGGCACCACCATGGTCTACGTGACCCACGATCAGACTGAGGCCATGACCCTCGGCGACCGGGTCGTGGTGCTCAAGAGCGGCGACGTGCAGCAGATCGGCGCGCCGCAGGAGCTCTACGACCGCCCCGCCAACCTGTTCGTCGCCGGCTTCATCGGCTCGCCCGCGATGAACTTCGTGCCCGGCCGCCTCACCTCGGTGGGCATCGACACCGCGCTCGGCGAGATCCTGCTGCTCGACGCGCCGCAGCTGGCGGAGAAGGCCGCTGCGGCCGGCAACAAGACCGGCGACGTGGTCGTCGGCATCCGCCCGGAGCACTTCGAGGACGCCCGCCTGCTGGACCCGAACCAGCGCGTCGGCGGCCTGACCTTCCGCGCCCGCGTCGACGTCCTCGAGTCGATGGGCTCCGACAAGTTCGTGCACTTCGCCGTCGCGCCCGACGATGCCCGCACAGACGTGCTCGGTGACCTCAAGGCCGGCGGTCAGCTGCCCCCGCCCGCCGGCGTCGACGAGATCGTCGCGCGCCTGTCGGCGGATTCGACCGCCGCCCGCGGCGCCGAGGTCGACCTCTACTACGACCCCACCAAGATCGCCGTCTTCGACGCCTCGACCGGGCTGAACCTGGCCCTGTAG